The following coding sequences lie in one Phalacrocorax carbo chromosome 3, bPhaCar2.1, whole genome shotgun sequence genomic window:
- the TMEM244 gene encoding putative transmembrane protein 244, whose product MALKVKIAETKVVLVNLLICMVVFYTVYYVVLSVCFAVFKIKMLDGFAPFDFKTNPSWIDPYYLVLVISLEITFFICGLLFALVVEEWVWDYAVTVTIIHIIITSVVMSEFPLMLHWWLALGSGVISMICGGQILAYCLFKDNFIYPILDDF is encoded by the exons gtTGTTCTGGTGAACCTGTTGATATGCATGGTAGTTTTCTACACTGTGTACTATGTGGTCCTATCTGTGTGCTTCGCAGTATTCAA GATTAAAATGTTGGATGGTTTCGCACCTTTTGATTTTAAGACAAATCCGTCATGGATCGACCCATATTATTTAG TTCTTGTGATATCGTTGGAAATTACTTTCTTCATTTGTGGTCTGCTGTTTGCCCTGGTTGTGGAAGAATGGGTTTGGGATTATGCTGTAACAGTTACTATTATTCATATCATCATAACTTCAGTCG TTATGTCTGAATTCCCACTGATGTTACACTGGTGGCTGGCATTAG gatcTGGAGTAATTTCAATGATTTGTGGAGGACAGATTTTGGCATACTGCTTGTTCAAAGACAACTTCATTTACCCAATTCTAGATgatttttga